From Pseudomonas alcaligenes, a single genomic window includes:
- a CDS encoding tetratricopeptide repeat protein, translating into MTTPDSLEKLLARGVDNALLRFGLGKAYLDAGQAEQAAEHLQHCLRFDPNYSAAWKLLGQACQRQGMQEEARQAWHNGLEVARKRGDKQTEKEMTVFLRRLEKAAGEGV; encoded by the coding sequence ATGACCACTCCGGATTCCCTGGAAAAGCTGCTGGCCCGCGGGGTGGACAACGCCCTGCTGCGCTTCGGCCTGGGCAAGGCCTACCTCGACGCCGGCCAGGCCGAGCAGGCGGCCGAGCACCTGCAGCACTGCCTGCGCTTCGACCCCAACTACTCGGCGGCATGGAAGCTGCTGGGCCAGGCCTGCCAGCGCCAGGGCATGCAGGAAGAAGCGCGCCAGGCCTGGCACAACGGCCTGGAGGTGGCGCGCAAGCGTGGCGACAAGCAGACGGAAAAGGAAATGACGGTGTTTCTGCGGCGCCTGGAGAAGGCGGCGGGAGAGGGCGTCTAG
- a CDS encoding PilZ domain-containing protein produces MDNKRDHKRTPLKVQLRIDHPLHGQMLVTTRDISESGVFVVIDDAQRLLQIGEVVSGQVQGLPIPAPVVQMQVVRFEPSGVALIFQRED; encoded by the coding sequence ATGGACAACAAGCGCGATCACAAGCGTACCCCGCTCAAGGTACAGCTACGCATCGACCACCCGCTGCACGGGCAGATGCTGGTGACTACCCGCGATATCTCCGAGAGCGGTGTGTTCGTGGTGATCGACGATGCCCAGCGCCTGCTGCAGATCGGCGAGGTGGTCAGCGGCCAGGTGCAGGGCCTGCCGATCCCGGCGCCGGTGGTGCAGATGCAGGTGGTGCGCTTCGAGCCCAGTGGCGTGGCGCTGATCTTCCAGCGCGAAGACTGA
- a CDS encoding lysophospholipid acyltransferase: MEKFKGALVVGFLRLFALLPWRAAQAVGGLIGWLLWKLPNRSREVVRINLEKCFPQLSADERERLVGQSLRDIGRTLTESACAWIWPAQKSLQLIRQVEGGEVLQAALASGKGVVLLSSHLGNWELLLQYVSSICQPIILYRPQKLQAVDELLVRQRTQLGNHLAASTKEGILSLIKTVRKGGVAGIAADPEPSLSSGVFVPFFGVPTLTSKFVPSLVHGRKAEAVFMHALRLDDGSGYRVVIEAAPEAIYGEDVEAAVAALNAGIEKQVRQAPSQYMWSMKRFKKRPAGEKKWY, from the coding sequence GTGGAGAAGTTCAAAGGCGCCCTGGTTGTCGGTTTCCTGCGACTGTTCGCCCTGCTGCCCTGGCGCGCCGCGCAGGCGGTCGGCGGGCTGATCGGCTGGCTGCTGTGGAAGCTGCCGAACCGCTCGCGCGAGGTGGTACGGATCAACCTGGAAAAGTGCTTCCCGCAGCTATCGGCGGACGAGCGTGAGCGTCTGGTCGGGCAAAGCCTGCGCGACATCGGCCGCACCCTGACCGAGAGCGCCTGTGCCTGGATCTGGCCGGCGCAGAAGTCGCTGCAGCTGATTCGCCAGGTGGAAGGCGGCGAGGTGCTGCAGGCGGCCCTGGCCAGCGGCAAGGGCGTGGTGCTGCTGAGCAGCCACCTGGGCAACTGGGAACTGCTGCTGCAGTACGTCAGCTCGATCTGCCAGCCGATCATTCTCTACCGTCCGCAGAAGCTGCAGGCGGTGGACGAGCTGCTGGTCAGGCAGCGCACCCAGCTGGGCAACCACCTGGCCGCTTCGACCAAGGAAGGCATCCTCAGCCTGATCAAGACCGTGCGCAAAGGCGGAGTCGCCGGGATCGCCGCCGACCCCGAGCCGAGCCTGTCCAGCGGGGTGTTCGTGCCCTTCTTCGGCGTGCCGACCCTGACCAGCAAGTTCGTGCCCTCGCTGGTGCACGGGCGCAAGGCCGAGGCGGTGTTCATGCATGCTCTGCGCCTGGACGACGGCAGCGGCTACCGGGTGGTGATCGAGGCGGCGCCGGAGGCGATCTACGGCGAGGACGTCGAGGCGGCGGTGGCGGCGCTGAACGCGGGCATTGAGAAGCAGGTGCGCCAGGCGCCGAGCCAGTACATGTGGAGCATGAAACGCTTCAAGAAGCGCCCGGCCGGCGAGAAGAAGTGGTATTGA
- a CDS encoding DNA-3-methyladenine glycosylase I has protein sequence MPRCFWCNDDPLYIRYHDEEWGVPSRDARHLFEMLLLEGAQAGLSWITVLKKRERYREVLFGFDPARLALMSDAEIEERMQDPGIIRNRLKLKAARQNAQAWLKLEDPVTLLWSFVGGAPKINHFSGRGDVPAVTPEAEAMSKALKKRGFTFVGPTICYAYMQATGMVMDHTRDCERYAALS, from the coding sequence ATGCCGCGCTGCTTCTGGTGTAACGACGATCCGCTGTATATCCGCTACCACGACGAAGAGTGGGGCGTGCCCTCGCGTGATGCCCGGCATCTGTTCGAGATGCTGCTGCTGGAAGGCGCCCAGGCCGGGCTGTCGTGGATCACCGTGCTGAAGAAGCGCGAGCGCTACCGCGAAGTGCTGTTCGGTTTCGACCCCGCGCGCCTGGCGCTGATGAGCGACGCGGAGATCGAGGAGCGCATGCAGGATCCCGGCATCATCCGCAACCGCCTCAAGCTCAAGGCGGCGCGGCAGAACGCCCAGGCCTGGCTCAAGCTGGAAGACCCGGTGACGCTGCTGTGGTCGTTCGTCGGCGGCGCACCGAAGATCAATCACTTCAGCGGTCGTGGTGACGTGCCGGCGGTGACGCCCGAGGCCGAGGCGATGAGCAAGGCGCTGAAGAAGCGCGGCTTCACCTTCGTTGGCCCGACCATCTGCTACGCCTACATGCAGGCCACCGGCATGGTCATGGATCACACCCGCGACTGCGAGCGTTATGCCGCGCTGAGCTAG
- a CDS encoding SAM-dependent methyltransferase, translated as MSVEPLPNAAATARDEFLTLLETSVVQNTLVKLLLSKYQGEEAELQRLTIRPVTVKGQACLSFVSTYKTRDLTKNLPVVEALAHIASLLPAAFKNAHLLSLTEDVQLSFGKKDKARLFVGKAVEREAPAAGHDREKKRFLELSRPFLTDLGVTTAKHELVPAMARKWKQINKFIEVFSHALSHSPLQQRDPQLPIHAVDFGSGKGYLTFAMHDYLRNSLGLQGQVTGVELREDMVRLGNTAAARLEQPGLRFEHGDVRTYTPAAIDVMIALHACDVATDYALHLGIRSGAAIIMCSPCCHKQIRPQMQMPSLLKPMLQYGVHLGQEAEMVTDSLRALLLEACGYETKVFEFVSLEHTNKNKMILAVKRPEPVEPGALLEKIQGIKQFYGIQEHCLETLLQADGRF; from the coding sequence ATGTCAGTCGAACCCTTGCCCAACGCCGCCGCTACCGCCCGTGACGAGTTTCTTACCCTGCTGGAAACCAGCGTGGTGCAGAACACCCTGGTCAAGCTGCTGCTGAGCAAGTACCAGGGCGAGGAAGCCGAGCTGCAGCGCCTGACCATTCGCCCGGTAACGGTCAAGGGCCAGGCCTGCCTGTCGTTCGTTTCCACCTACAAGACCCGCGACCTGACCAAGAACCTGCCCGTGGTCGAAGCCCTGGCGCATATCGCCAGCCTGCTGCCTGCAGCCTTCAAGAACGCCCACCTGCTGTCGCTGACCGAGGATGTGCAGCTGAGCTTCGGCAAGAAGGACAAGGCCCGTCTGTTCGTCGGCAAGGCGGTCGAGCGCGAGGCGCCGGCCGCTGGCCATGACCGGGAGAAGAAGCGCTTTCTCGAACTGAGCCGGCCCTTTCTCACCGATCTGGGAGTGACCACCGCCAAGCACGAGCTGGTGCCGGCGATGGCGCGCAAGTGGAAGCAGATCAACAAGTTCATCGAGGTGTTTTCCCACGCCCTGAGCCATTCGCCGCTGCAGCAGCGCGATCCGCAGCTGCCGATCCATGCGGTCGACTTCGGTTCGGGCAAGGGCTACCTGACCTTCGCCATGCACGACTACCTGCGCAACAGCCTGGGCCTGCAGGGCCAGGTCACCGGCGTGGAGTTGCGCGAAGACATGGTGCGCCTGGGCAACACCGCCGCTGCCCGCCTGGAGCAGCCGGGCCTGCGCTTCGAGCACGGCGATGTGCGCACCTACACCCCGGCCGCCATCGACGTGATGATCGCCCTGCACGCCTGCGACGTGGCCACCGACTACGCCCTGCACCTGGGCATTCGCAGCGGCGCGGCGATCATCATGTGCTCGCCCTGCTGCCACAAGCAGATCCGCCCGCAGATGCAGATGCCGAGCCTGCTCAAGCCCATGCTGCAGTACGGCGTGCACCTCGGCCAGGAAGCCGAGATGGTCACCGACAGCCTGCGCGCCCTGCTGCTGGAAGCCTGCGGTTATGAGACCAAGGTGTTCGAGTTCGTCTCCCTGGAGCACACCAACAAGAACAAGATGATTCTTGCGGTGAAGCGCCCCGAACCGGTGGAACCGGGCGCGCTGCTGGAGAAGATCCAGGGCATCAAGCAATTCTACGGCATCCAGGAACATTGCCTGGAAACCCTGCTGCAGGCCGACGGGCGCTTTTAA
- the glyQ gene encoding glycine--tRNA ligase subunit alpha, translating to MSQTTPDVSTFQGLILALQSYWAEQGCVILQPYDMEVGAGTFHTATFLRAVGPETWNAAYVQPSRRPADGRYGENPNRLQHYYQFQVVLKPNPSNFQELYLGSLKAIGIDPLVHDIRFVEDNWESPTLGAWGLGWEIWLNGMEVTQFTYFQQVGGIECYPVTGEITYGLERLAMYIQGVDSVYDLVWTDGPFGKVTYGDVFHQNEVEQSTYNFEHANVDKLFELFDFYEAEANRLIELQLPLPTYEMVLKASHTFNLLDARRAISVTARQQYILRVRTLARAVAQSYLQARAKLGFPMASPELRDEVLAKLEAAE from the coding sequence GTGAGCCAGACTACGCCCGACGTGAGCACCTTCCAAGGTCTGATCCTTGCCCTGCAGAGTTACTGGGCCGAGCAGGGTTGTGTGATCCTGCAGCCCTACGACATGGAAGTGGGGGCCGGCACCTTCCACACCGCCACCTTCCTGCGCGCCGTAGGCCCGGAGACCTGGAACGCTGCCTACGTGCAACCGTCCCGCCGTCCCGCCGACGGCCGCTACGGCGAGAACCCCAACCGCCTGCAGCACTACTACCAGTTCCAGGTGGTGCTCAAACCCAACCCGAGCAACTTCCAGGAACTGTACCTGGGCTCGCTGAAGGCCATCGGCATCGACCCGCTGGTGCACGACATCCGTTTCGTCGAAGACAACTGGGAATCGCCGACCCTCGGCGCCTGGGGCCTGGGCTGGGAAATCTGGCTGAACGGCATGGAAGTCACCCAGTTCACCTACTTCCAGCAGGTTGGTGGTATCGAGTGCTACCCGGTCACCGGCGAGATCACCTACGGTCTCGAGCGCCTGGCCATGTACATCCAGGGTGTCGACTCGGTGTACGACCTGGTCTGGACCGACGGCCCCTTCGGCAAGGTCACCTACGGCGACGTGTTCCACCAGAACGAGGTGGAGCAGTCCACCTACAACTTCGAACACGCCAATGTCGACAAGCTGTTCGAACTGTTCGACTTCTATGAAGCCGAAGCCAACCGCCTGATCGAGCTGCAGCTGCCGCTGCCGACCTACGAGATGGTGCTCAAGGCCTCGCACACCTTCAACCTGCTGGACGCCCGCCGCGCCATCTCGGTGACCGCGCGCCAGCAGTACATCCTGCGCGTGCGCACCCTGGCCCGCGCCGTGGCACAGAGCTACCTGCAGGCGCGTGCCAAGCTCGGCTTCCCCATGGCCAGCCCCGAACTGCGTGACGAAGTACTGGCCAAGCTGGAGGCAGCAGAATGA
- the glyS gene encoding glycine--tRNA ligase subunit beta, with amino-acid sequence MSAHDFLVELGTEELPPKALNSLGEAFLAGVEKGLKVAGLSYTKARYYAAPRRLAVLVEALASQQPDRTVNLDGPPVQAAFDKDGNPTQAALGFAKKCGVELSQIDQSGPKLKFSQSIAGQPAVSLLPGIVEASLNDLPIPKRMRWGAGKTEFVRPSQWLVMLFGQHVIDCEILAQKAGRMSRGHRFHANFDVAIESPASYSHDLRGAFVIADFAKRREQIAQRIAELARAENGTAIVPPALLDEVTALVEWPVPLVCSFEERFLEVPQEALITTMQDNQKYFCLLDANGKLLPRFITVANIESKDPAQIVSGNEKVVRPRLTDAEFFFKQDKKQKLESFNARLQNVVFQAQLGTVYDKAERVSKLAGFIAERIGGDAARAARAGILSKCDLASEMVGEFPEMQGIAGYYYAKHDGEPEDVALALNEQYMPRGAGAELPSTLTGAAVAVADKLDTLVGIFGIGMLPTGSKDPYALRRAALGVLRILIEKQLDLDLVETVGFAIGLYGDKVKADGLAPQVLDFIFDRLRARYEDEGVDVAVYQAVRALKPAAPLDFDQRVQAVQAFRQLPQAAALAAANKRVSNILAKAEGELPATLNSALLEAGAEQALAQAVASAAQSVAPMAAARCYREALAQLASLREPVDAYFDAVMVNADDAAVRANRYALLNQLRGLFLGVADISLLG; translated from the coding sequence ATGAGTGCTCATGATTTCCTGGTTGAACTGGGCACCGAAGAGCTGCCACCGAAAGCCCTCAACAGCCTCGGCGAAGCCTTCCTCGCCGGCGTCGAGAAAGGCCTCAAGGTCGCCGGCCTGAGCTACACCAAGGCGCGCTACTACGCCGCCCCGCGCCGTCTCGCCGTACTGGTCGAAGCCCTCGCCAGCCAGCAGCCGGATCGCACCGTCAACCTCGACGGCCCGCCCGTGCAGGCGGCCTTCGACAAGGACGGCAACCCGACCCAGGCCGCCCTCGGCTTCGCCAAGAAATGCGGCGTCGAACTGAGCCAGATCGACCAGAGCGGGCCCAAGCTGAAGTTCAGCCAGAGCATCGCCGGCCAGCCGGCCGTCAGCCTGCTGCCAGGCATAGTCGAAGCCTCGCTGAACGACCTGCCGATTCCCAAGCGCATGCGCTGGGGCGCCGGCAAGACCGAGTTCGTCCGCCCGAGCCAGTGGCTGGTGATGCTCTTCGGCCAGCACGTGATCGACTGCGAGATCCTCGCCCAGAAGGCCGGGCGCATGTCCCGCGGCCACCGCTTCCACGCCAACTTCGACGTGGCGATCGAGAGCCCGGCCAGCTACTCCCACGACCTGCGCGGCGCCTTCGTGATCGCCGACTTCGCCAAGCGTCGCGAACAGATCGCCCAGCGCATCGCCGAGCTGGCCCGCGCCGAGAACGGCACGGCCATCGTGCCGCCGGCCCTGCTCGACGAAGTGACCGCCCTGGTCGAATGGCCGGTACCGCTGGTCTGCTCGTTCGAGGAGCGCTTCCTTGAAGTGCCGCAGGAAGCCCTGATCACCACCATGCAGGACAACCAGAAGTACTTCTGCCTGCTGGACGCCAACGGCAAGCTGCTGCCGCGCTTCATCACCGTGGCCAACATCGAGTCGAAAGACCCGGCGCAGATCGTTTCCGGCAACGAGAAGGTGGTGCGCCCGCGCCTCACCGACGCCGAGTTCTTCTTCAAGCAGGACAAGAAGCAGAAGCTGGAAAGCTTCAACGCCCGCCTGCAGAACGTGGTGTTCCAGGCCCAGCTCGGTACCGTCTATGACAAGGCCGAGCGCGTCTCCAAACTGGCCGGCTTCATCGCCGAGCGCATCGGCGGCGACGCCGCCCGCGCTGCCCGCGCCGGTATCCTGAGCAAGTGCGACCTGGCCAGCGAGATGGTCGGCGAGTTCCCGGAAATGCAGGGCATCGCCGGCTACTACTACGCCAAGCACGACGGCGAGCCGGAAGACGTGGCCCTGGCGCTGAACGAGCAGTACATGCCGCGCGGCGCCGGCGCCGAGCTGCCGAGCACCCTGACCGGTGCCGCCGTGGCGGTGGCCGACAAGCTCGACACCCTGGTCGGCATCTTCGGCATCGGCATGCTGCCGACCGGCTCCAAGGATCCCTACGCCCTGCGCCGTGCCGCCCTCGGCGTGCTGCGCATCCTGATCGAGAAGCAGCTGGATCTCGACCTGGTCGAGACCGTCGGCTTCGCCATCGGCCTGTATGGCGACAAGGTCAAGGCCGACGGCCTGGCCCCGCAGGTGCTGGACTTCATCTTCGACCGCCTGCGTGCGCGCTACGAGGACGAAGGCGTGGACGTTGCCGTGTACCAGGCCGTGCGTGCCCTCAAGCCCGCTGCGCCGCTGGACTTCGACCAGCGCGTGCAGGCCGTGCAGGCCTTCCGTCAGCTGCCGCAGGCCGCTGCCCTGGCCGCCGCCAACAAGCGCGTGTCGAACATCCTGGCCAAGGCCGAAGGCGAGCTGCCGGCCACGCTGAACAGCGCCCTGCTGGAAGCCGGTGCCGAACAGGCCCTGGCCCAGGCCGTGGCCAGCGCGGCGCAGAGCGTGGCGCCGATGGCTGCCGCGCGCTGCTATCGCGAAGCCCTGGCCCAGCTGGCCAGCCTGCGCGAGCCGGTGGATGCGTACTTCGACGCGGTCATGGTCAATGCCGATGACGCCGCCGTACGCGCCAACCGCTATGCGCTGCTCAACCAGCTGCGCGGCCTGTTCCTCGGCGTCGCCGATATCTCCCTGCTGGGCTGA
- the gmhB gene encoding D-glycero-beta-D-manno-heptose 1,7-bisphosphate 7-phosphatase, with product MKLLILDRDGVINEDSDAYIKSLAEWIPIPGSIDAIARLSKAGWIVAVATNQSGLARGYYDAATLEAMHNRLRQLVAEQGGEVGLIVHCPHGPDDGCTCRKPKPGMLEQIAAHYGTELAGVWFVGDSQGDLDAALAVHCQPVLVKTGKGERTLAKPLPAGTLIFDDLAAVADQLLL from the coding sequence ATGAAGCTGCTGATTCTCGACCGCGACGGTGTCATCAACGAAGACTCCGACGCCTACATCAAGTCGCTCGCCGAGTGGATCCCGATCCCCGGCTCGATCGACGCCATCGCCCGCCTGAGCAAGGCCGGCTGGATCGTGGCCGTGGCCACCAACCAGTCGGGCCTGGCGCGCGGCTACTACGACGCCGCCACCCTGGAGGCGATGCACAACCGCCTGCGCCAGCTGGTGGCCGAGCAGGGCGGTGAAGTCGGCCTGATCGTGCATTGCCCGCACGGCCCGGATGATGGCTGCACCTGCCGCAAGCCCAAGCCGGGCATGCTCGAGCAGATCGCCGCGCACTACGGCACGGAACTGGCAGGCGTATGGTTCGTCGGTGACAGTCAGGGTGACCTCGACGCGGCGCTGGCCGTCCATTGCCAGCCCGTACTGGTAAAAACCGGCAAGGGCGAACGTACCCTGGCCAAGCCATTGCCAGCGGGAACCCTGATATTCGATGATCTGGCGGCGGTTGCCGATCAGCTTCTTCTCTAG
- a CDS encoding 1-acyl-sn-glycerol-3-phosphate acyltransferase → MTTVQAIRTFFFYLLLSSSSFFWCILCVFVAPLLPFRARYRFVIQTWCRCATWLAKVVVGIRYEVHGLENIPQQPCVILAKHQSTWETFFLSAFFEPLSQVVKRELLYVPFFGWAMAMLKPIAIDRSNPKAALKQLAKQGDERIKQGAWVLIFPEGTRIPPGQIGKFSRGGAALAVNAGLPVLPIAHNAGEFWPKQGWAKFPGTIQVVIGPLMHAEGSGPRAIAELNERAFAWVCQTQQQISGAAVQVSSQDISSPA, encoded by the coding sequence ATGACGACAGTGCAGGCCATCAGAACCTTCTTCTTCTACCTGCTGCTGTCATCCAGCTCCTTCTTCTGGTGCATCCTCTGCGTGTTCGTCGCACCGCTGCTGCCGTTTCGCGCCCGCTACCGTTTCGTCATCCAGACCTGGTGCCGCTGCGCCACCTGGCTGGCCAAGGTGGTAGTGGGCATCCGCTATGAGGTGCACGGCCTGGAGAACATCCCGCAGCAACCCTGCGTGATCCTGGCCAAGCACCAGAGCACCTGGGAAACCTTCTTCCTTTCCGCCTTCTTCGAGCCGCTGTCGCAGGTGGTCAAGCGCGAGCTGCTGTACGTGCCGTTCTTCGGCTGGGCAATGGCCATGCTCAAGCCCATCGCCATCGACCGCAGCAATCCCAAGGCAGCGCTCAAGCAGTTGGCCAAGCAGGGCGACGAGCGCATCAAGCAGGGCGCCTGGGTACTGATCTTCCCGGAAGGCACGCGTATTCCACCGGGGCAGATCGGCAAGTTCTCCCGCGGCGGCGCCGCCCTGGCGGTGAATGCCGGCCTGCCGGTGCTGCCGATCGCCCACAACGCCGGCGAGTTCTGGCCGAAGCAGGGCTGGGCAAAATTCCCCGGCACCATCCAGGTGGTGATCGGCCCACTGATGCATGCCGAGGGCAGCGGCCCGCGAGCCATCGCCGAACTCAACGAGCGCGCGTTTGCCTGGGTCTGCCAGACCCAGCAGCAGATCAGCGGCGCTGCCGTACAGGTGAGCAGCCAGGACATCTCCAGCCCGGCCTGA
- a CDS encoding CDP-alcohol phosphatidyltransferase family protein, giving the protein MPSIYQLKPRFQNLLRPGVTRLHARGVTANQVTLAAGLVSVLLGGLLALGSSHVWLFALLPLWMLLRMALNAVDGMLAREFGQQSKLGAYLNELCDVIADSALYLPFALLPGVSPLLVVLVVLLAVISEYAGVLGPMIGATRRYDGPMGKSDRAFCFGALGAGVACGLLPSSWINGLLAVILLLLLATLANRVRQGLAEVARTSQSE; this is encoded by the coding sequence ATGCCGTCCATCTACCAGCTCAAGCCACGCTTCCAGAATCTGCTGCGTCCGGGCGTCACCCGCCTGCATGCTCGCGGCGTCACCGCCAACCAGGTGACCCTCGCCGCCGGCCTGGTCTCCGTGCTGCTCGGCGGGCTGCTGGCCCTGGGCAGCAGCCATGTCTGGCTGTTCGCCCTGCTGCCGCTGTGGATGCTGCTGCGCATGGCACTGAATGCCGTGGACGGCATGCTCGCCCGCGAATTCGGCCAGCAGTCCAAGCTCGGCGCCTACCTCAACGAACTGTGCGACGTGATCGCCGACAGCGCCCTGTACCTGCCGTTCGCCCTGCTGCCCGGGGTTTCCCCGCTGCTGGTGGTGCTGGTAGTGCTGCTGGCAGTGATCAGCGAATACGCCGGCGTGCTCGGCCCGATGATCGGCGCCACACGGCGCTACGACGGGCCCATGGGCAAGAGCGACCGCGCCTTCTGCTTCGGTGCTCTGGGTGCCGGTGTGGCGTGCGGCCTGTTGCCGTCGTCTTGGATAAACGGGCTGCTGGCAGTGATTCTGCTGTTGCTGCTGGCGACTCTGGCCAATCGCGTGCGCCAAGGCCTGGCCGAGGTAGCGCGAACCTCTCAATCGGAATAA
- a CDS encoding bifunctional alpha/beta hydrolase/class I SAM-dependent methyltransferase, which translates to MREVQNHIFTTHDGVELLYRHWPASAPANGPRQAVVLFHRGHEHGGRMAHLPGELDLPDYDFFAWDARGHGLSPGARGDSPSFATSVRDVQTFIEHISATYGIEQTDMAVLAQSVGAVVVSTWAHDYAPQIRCLVLASPAFKVKLYVPFARPGLKLLRAWRGNFFVNSYVKARFLSHDPERIASFENDPLITRPISVNMLLGLYDAADRVVADAQAIQIPTQLLISGADFVVHRQPQEQFFERLGSLRKEKHILPGFFHDTLGERDRAHALSRARRFILESFAQPATRPALLDADRCGWSCAEAESLAAPLPHNSLGDLYWRATRAGLKLGSGLSDGVKLGFETGFDSGSTLDYVYRNQPSGKSALGRLIDQNYLNSIGWRGIRQRKLHAEELLRLAMAKLREAGRGVRIVDIAAGHGRYILESLEGLEHKPDSILLRDYSEINVRDGSALIAQKGLGDIARFVKGDAFDKADLAALEPRPSLAVVSGLYELFGSNQMVGDSLAGLAAAVEEGGYLIYTGQPWHPQLELIARALTSHREGQPWVMRRRSQAEMDQLVAAAGFRKLAQRVDEWGIFSVALAQRVS; encoded by the coding sequence ATGCGCGAAGTCCAGAACCACATCTTCACCACCCACGATGGTGTCGAGCTGCTCTATCGCCACTGGCCGGCCAGCGCGCCGGCAAACGGCCCGCGCCAGGCGGTAGTGCTGTTCCACCGCGGCCACGAGCACGGCGGGCGCATGGCCCACCTGCCGGGCGAGCTGGATCTGCCCGACTACGACTTCTTCGCCTGGGATGCCCGCGGCCATGGCCTGTCGCCCGGCGCCCGCGGCGACAGCCCGAGCTTCGCCACCAGCGTGCGCGACGTGCAGACCTTTATCGAGCATATCAGCGCAACATACGGTATCGAACAGACGGATATGGCCGTGCTGGCCCAGAGCGTCGGCGCCGTGGTGGTGTCGACCTGGGCCCACGACTACGCCCCGCAGATCCGCTGCCTGGTGCTCGCCTCGCCGGCGTTCAAGGTCAAACTCTACGTCCCCTTCGCCCGCCCCGGCCTCAAGCTGCTGCGCGCCTGGCGCGGCAACTTCTTCGTCAACAGCTATGTGAAGGCGCGCTTCCTCAGCCACGACCCCGAGCGCATCGCCTCGTTCGAGAACGACCCGCTGATCACCCGGCCGATCTCGGTGAATATGCTGCTGGGTCTCTATGACGCCGCTGACCGCGTGGTGGCCGATGCCCAGGCAATCCAGATTCCGACCCAGCTGCTGATCTCCGGTGCCGACTTCGTCGTCCATCGCCAGCCGCAGGAGCAGTTCTTCGAGCGCCTGGGCAGCCTGCGCAAGGAAAAGCACATCCTCCCCGGCTTCTTCCACGACACCCTCGGCGAGCGTGATCGCGCCCATGCCCTGAGCCGCGCCCGGCGCTTTATCCTGGAGAGCTTCGCCCAGCCGGCCACGCGTCCCGCGCTGCTGGACGCCGACCGCTGCGGCTGGAGCTGCGCCGAAGCCGAGAGCCTGGCCGCGCCACTGCCGCATAACTCCCTGGGCGACCTGTACTGGCGCGCCACCCGCGCCGGCCTCAAGCTCGGCAGCGGGCTGTCCGACGGTGTGAAGCTGGGCTTCGAGACCGGCTTCGACTCCGGCAGCACCCTCGACTACGTCTATCGCAACCAGCCTTCCGGCAAATCCGCGTTGGGCCGGCTGATCGACCAGAACTACCTCAACTCCATCGGCTGGCGCGGTATCCGCCAACGCAAGCTGCACGCCGAGGAGCTGCTGCGCCTGGCCATGGCCAAGCTGCGCGAGGCAGGCCGGGGTGTACGTATCGTCGATATCGCCGCCGGCCATGGCCGCTACATTCTCGAATCCCTCGAAGGGCTGGAGCACAAGCCAGACTCGATCCTGCTGCGTGACTACAGCGAGATCAACGTGCGCGACGGCAGCGCGCTGATCGCGCAGAAAGGCCTGGGCGACATCGCCCGCTTCGTCAAAGGCGATGCCTTCGACAAGGCTGACCTCGCCGCGCTCGAGCCCAGGCCGAGCCTGGCGGTGGTTTCCGGCCTGTACGAGCTGTTCGGCAGCAACCAGATGGTCGGTGATTCGCTGGCCGGCCTGGCCGCAGCGGTCGAGGAGGGCGGCTACCTGATCTACACCGGCCAACCCTGGCACCCGCAGCTGGAACTGATCGCCCGCGCCCTGACCAGCCATCGCGAAGGCCAGCCCTGGGTCATGCGCCGCCGCAGCCAGGCGGAAATGGATCAGCTGGTAGCCGCTGCCGGCTTCCGCAAGCTGGCCCAGCGCGTCGATGAATGGGGCATCTTCAGCGTAGCCCTGGCCCAGCGGGTGTCCTGA